Proteins from a single region of Verrucomicrobiia bacterium:
- a CDS encoding TonB-dependent receptor — MGHPDSRPSPLALPRAFVACLAPLVVPSPAIANPPTPPSTGTQTSVLDPVLVTAPAPTAAPPLALAESPVRTEILRPADLPFAVSPKLSDLLDYQPGLRVESNCQNCNASELRVLGLAQSYLAITTDGLLTVSGLAGVYGLEQIPTTILDRIEITKGGGSVLHGPGAVAGSLNLVPRDPTHTHFDLDATWHRMEGRSSGDRPNTDVVAVFETMARNAPFGVIAYGLQSFVQGIDLNRDRFTEVTRRDLYGGGLRTVYRPSPEVRLALDYFYSFENRRGGEDGPALDLPDHETFLSEHLESARHVGLLTWDHEVSDAFDYRLGFAAARTDRDSYYGGVGPLGYAPPGTPDHDPRVPERLATRFPEFTGAFDDPSGPFYRADWSPALGYGTTGNLLLSTDLLAHRHFGEDHTLSAGYQFRSESIDDRTGLGRTFRDRYENHGLLLQHTWRMSDPWEVVYGIRGDHHSAVQSVIPSPRAAILYRPTPDFDLRFGAATGFRAPELFDEDLHISNVGGELVVVSPHPDLREERSHAFHLSPVWRFAPGWELGGHLFHTGLQDTFFTDLATDDPDTPGVIEATKINAGRAEIFGAESSLLYRTGRFAAELGYVEQRSRFAHPQVLLGSPDDPLDPPVTSRRFARTPDRYGVAKITWDDRRWRAFVAARITGPMDVPHVVNHPTTGELLQNELARSPWFVTVDLGAARTWTLGGHHRLTLQAGVKNVFNEYQDDLDAGPFRDPAYVYGTRFPRTWYAGLTLAF; from the coding sequence ATGGGGCACCCGGATTCCCGCCCCTCCCCCCTCGCCCTGCCCCGCGCCTTCGTCGCCTGCCTCGCCCCACTCGTCGTCCCCTCCCCAGCCATCGCCAATCCCCCCACCCCTCCTTCCACCGGAACCCAAACCTCAGTCCTCGACCCCGTCCTCGTTACCGCCCCAGCCCCAACCGCAGCGCCCCCGCTCGCCCTCGCCGAATCCCCCGTCCGCACCGAAATCCTCCGCCCCGCCGATCTGCCCTTCGCCGTCTCCCCCAAACTGTCCGATCTCCTCGACTACCAGCCCGGCCTCCGCGTCGAGAGCAACTGCCAGAACTGCAACGCCTCCGAACTCCGCGTCCTCGGCCTCGCCCAGTCCTACCTCGCCATCACCACTGACGGTCTCCTCACCGTCTCGGGCCTCGCCGGCGTGTACGGCCTCGAACAAATCCCCACCACCATCCTCGACCGAATCGAAATCACCAAGGGCGGCGGCTCCGTCCTCCACGGCCCGGGGGCCGTCGCCGGTTCCCTCAACCTCGTCCCCCGCGATCCCACCCACACCCACTTCGACCTCGACGCCACCTGGCACCGCATGGAAGGCCGATCCTCCGGGGACCGGCCCAACACCGACGTCGTCGCCGTCTTCGAAACCATGGCCCGCAACGCCCCCTTCGGCGTGATCGCCTACGGCCTCCAGAGCTTCGTCCAGGGAATCGACCTCAACCGCGACCGCTTCACCGAAGTCACGCGCCGCGACCTCTACGGCGGCGGGCTGCGCACCGTGTACCGGCCCTCGCCGGAAGTCCGCCTTGCCCTCGATTACTTCTACAGCTTCGAGAACCGCCGCGGCGGCGAGGACGGTCCGGCCCTCGACCTCCCCGACCACGAAACGTTCCTTTCCGAACACCTCGAATCCGCCCGCCATGTCGGCCTCCTCACCTGGGATCATGAGGTGTCCGACGCCTTCGACTACCGGCTCGGCTTCGCCGCTGCCCGCACCGACCGCGACAGCTACTACGGCGGTGTCGGCCCGCTCGGCTACGCCCCTCCCGGCACGCCCGATCATGACCCGCGGGTCCCCGAACGCCTTGCCACCCGGTTCCCGGAATTCACCGGCGCGTTCGACGACCCCTCCGGCCCGTTCTACCGGGCCGACTGGTCCCCTGCCCTCGGGTACGGCACCACCGGCAATCTCCTCCTCAGCACCGATCTCCTCGCCCATCGCCACTTCGGCGAGGACCACACCCTGTCCGCCGGCTACCAGTTCCGGTCGGAATCCATCGACGATCGCACCGGACTCGGCCGCACCTTCCGCGACCGCTACGAAAACCACGGCCTCCTCCTGCAGCACACCTGGCGAATGTCGGACCCTTGGGAGGTGGTGTACGGCATCCGCGGGGACCATCACTCCGCCGTCCAGTCGGTGATCCCCTCGCCCCGGGCCGCCATTCTTTACCGGCCCACCCCCGACTTCGACCTCCGCTTCGGGGCCGCCACCGGATTCCGCGCGCCGGAACTCTTCGACGAGGACCTTCACATCTCCAATGTCGGCGGTGAACTGGTGGTGGTCTCGCCCCACCCCGATCTCCGCGAGGAACGTTCCCACGCCTTCCACCTCAGCCCCGTCTGGCGCTTCGCCCCAGGCTGGGAACTCGGCGGCCATCTCTTCCATACCGGACTCCAGGATACGTTCTTCACCGACCTCGCCACCGACGACCCGGACACCCCGGGCGTGATCGAGGCCACCAAGATCAATGCCGGTCGCGCCGAAATCTTCGGCGCCGAAAGCTCCCTCCTCTATCGCACCGGCCGCTTCGCCGCGGAACTCGGCTATGTCGAACAGCGCTCCCGGTTCGCCCATCCCCAGGTTCTCCTGGGCTCGCCCGACGATCCCCTCGACCCGCCCGTGACCAGCCGGCGCTTCGCCCGCACCCCCGACCGCTACGGCGTCGCGAAGATCACCTGGGACGACCGTCGCTGGCGCGCCTTCGTCGCCGCCCGCATCACCGGCCCGATGGACGTCCCCCACGTCGTCAACCACCCCACCACCGGCGAACTCCTCCAAAATGAACTCGCCCGCTCCCCCTGGTTCGTCACCGTGGACCTCGGGGCGGCCCGCACCTGGACCCTCGGCGGTCACCACCGGCTCACCCTCCAGGCCGGCGTGAAAAACGTCTTCAACGAGTACCAGGACGATCTCGATGCCGGTCCGTTCCGGGATCCCGCCTACGTGTACGGAACCCGTTTCCCCCGTACCTGGTACGCCGGATTGACGCTCGCCTTCTGA